Proteins from a genomic interval of Papaver somniferum cultivar HN1 chromosome 4, ASM357369v1, whole genome shotgun sequence:
- the LOC113273895 gene encoding uncharacterized protein LOC113273895, with product MDRNIRVTVSNGNNKFTPMYFPNVVAGISGLGFIQMVKDRMIKMGMEEKFNLMLFDKENFMCEKENDFIKMWNKAVPDEDGFVEYKVFMVDGDVPFGCGSDKVNSSVGGAHSGSGSGLSSLHSTPPKKGLVRSLMLGRVQD from the coding sequence ATGGATAGGAACATCAGAGTTACTGTGAGCAATGGAAATAATAAGTTTACACCTATGTATTTTCCAAATGTTGTTGCTGGTATTAGTGGTCTTGGGTTTATACAAATGGTGAAGGATAGGATGATCAAAATGGGTATGGAAGAAAAGTTTAACCTTATGTTGTTTGATAAAGAAAATTTTATGTGTGAAAAGGAAAATGACTTTATTAAAATGTGGAACAAAGCTGTCCCAGATGAAGATGGATTTGTTGAGTATAAAGTGTTTATGGTTGATGGTGATGTACCATTTGGTTGTGGCAGTGATAAGGTAAATAGTTCAGTTGGTGGTGCACACAGTGGCAGTGGTAGTGGTTTGTCTAGTCTACATAGTACTCCTCCAAAAAAAGGGTTAGTAAGAAGCTTAATGTTAGGAAGAGTCCAAGACTAG